One segment of Brassica napus cultivar Da-Ae chromosome C3, Da-Ae, whole genome shotgun sequence DNA contains the following:
- the LOC125575245 gene encoding receptor-like protein 1, protein MRTYERYWWWVKKKKQMALVLFMIVTLMLQLQMKGCVGCLETERMGLLQLKNGFKVEEESMLKSWSHDDPSSDCCHWKRVKCSDATTGGHVVHLSLDELIPASYELENQSPNLSLFHSFPRLQNLKLSFNKFSDLFDPINVLTGMPMLQELDLSNNGFTDFDKLGVMLPSSLHVLNLANNQLPSTPKGYLKICALMNFRELDLSSNALTNTPYCLANLSRLRTLDLSENKISGDLSSFVPGLPSTLEYLSLFDNDFNGSFWFSSLANHTRLTVFKLSTKLGTIQTQAESSWLPPFQLKILKLKKFNLGSTIPSFLAHQHDLRSGLIYGSLPEDIGIVFPHLRYMNFSSNHNHGTIPSSMGEMKSLEFLDMSSNYQMYVVATLSAF, encoded by the exons atgagaaCATATGAGAGATACTGGTGGTGggttaagaagaagaagcagatggCTTTGGTGTTGTTCATGATAGTAACGTTGATGCTTCAACTCCAGATGAAAGGATGTGTCGGTTGTCTGGAAACTGAACGGATGGGTCTGTTGCAACTCAAGAATGGTTTtaaagtagaagaagaaagcaTGCTGAAATCATGGAGTCATGATGATCCTAGCAGTGATTGCTGCCACTGGAAAAGGGTAAAGTGTAGTGACGCTACTACCGGTGGCCACGTAGTCCACCTCTCGCTTGATGAACTCATACCCGCCAGTTATGAGTTAGAAAACCAGTCTCCAAATCTGTCTTTGTTCCATAGCTTCCCTCGACTCCAAAACCTTAAACTTTCGTTCAATAAGTTCAGTGACTTGTTTGATCCCATCAATG TACTGACAGGTATGCCAATGTTGCAAGAACTGGATCTAAGTAATAATGGATTCACCGACTTCGACAAGCTAG GTGTAATGCTTCCTTCATCTTTACACGTACTGAATCTTGCAAACAATCAATTACCATCGACACCAAAag GCTACTTGAAGATTTGCGCATTAATGAATTTTAGAGAACTAGATTTAAGCTCCAATGCTTTGACAAATACTCCTTATTGTCTGGCAAACCTAAGCCGTCTTCGAACTCTTGATCTATCCGAAAACAAAATCAGTGGAGACTTGTCTTCCTTTGTACCTGGTCTACCATCAACGCTTGAGTACTTATCCCTTTTTGATAATGACTTCAACGGTTCCTTCTGGTTCAGTTCGCTGGCCAATCACACAAGACTCACAGTATTCAAGTTGTCAACGAAACTTGGTACGATCCAAACTCAGGCTGAGAGCTCCTGGCTTCCACCATTTCAGTTGAAGATACTTAAGCTAAAGAAATTCAATCTTGGCAGCACAATCCCTAGCTTTCTTGCTCATCAACATGACTTGCGCTCTGGCTT GATATACGGTTCACTTCCAGAAGACATAGGGATTGTTTTTCCACATCTAAGGTACATGAACTTTTCTTCAAACCACAATCATGGAACCATTCCATCTTCTATGGGCGAGATGAAAAGTCTAGAATTCTTGGACATGTCCTCTAATTATCAGATGTACGTGGTTGCTACTCTCTCAGCGTTCTGA
- the LOC106359193 gene encoding uncharacterized protein LOC106359193 gives MADPQQGAEHQPRAARPIGTYDRPNIHGHRLGIRAPAVAANNFEVKSGLLNVIENNKFHGLALEDPFDHLDRFDSYCGLSKTNGVSEDALKLKLFPFSLGDKARRWEKSLPSDSITTWDDCKKAFLEKFFSTSRTAKLRNEISSFQQKGLEGFSEAWERFKGYQAQCPHHGFSKESLLSTFYRGALPKYRARLDTASNGFFLGRTEEDAEELVDNMVKSDALYSGDHDRGSRTDDKQTRNELKALQDKIDILIADKSTQEQLNFVGNSNQDAPPGINEVEGLEGQEEMCFINNNGSWYKKEPNFHYNNYQQKSYPNNQQIRYQPRNNQQGNYQPQQNPPPDFSNKGNQSSQQQVNPSTSTPQESSTDVLLKQILESQTRSEKQVGYELKNLHSKIDGSYNELNNKFRALENQFASMTTHQNRQQRSLPGKSEQTPKEYCNVVLSTTSSGIELSNRKKEVDEIERLVFGTEIEQVQHLIVATAEAKIVEEADKMVEVKILKGDEPMAEKPVAKRANQKLKEVKLEDTTEVEQPPYDKLPFPQRVLTKAQKKVISKFRKDLSDIGVKLPAISGMREAHVQMMLIKDIVDHQAEVAELLNISTLKLDPPVTPKSLPKLESQGKFTLSCSLGKLNFDDALVDSGASVNVISMEMVKSLEIEHMEPDTSSLTFGDSSSTTPIGLIKDFPLKIGSCTIPIDLTVLKMATEKRVPLILGTPFLTFVGACIDFANKKVTLLNVNEAVSYPIQSPLDVEYCGTITSGDPYIEKDPPSPLST, from the coding sequence atggcagatccacaacaaggggcagaacaccaaccgcgggcagctcgacccattggtacttatgaccggcccaacattcatggtcatagattgggaatccgagcaccggctgtggcagctaacaactttgaggtcaagtcaggactcctcaacgtgatcgagaacaacaaatttcatggcttggctttagaggacccattcgatcacttggacaggttcgacagctactgcgggttgtcaaaaaccaatggtgtgtcagaggatgccttaaagctgaagttattccctttctctttgggggataaggcgcgtcggtgggagaagtctctacccagcgactctatcaccacttgggatgactgcaagaaagcattcttggagaagttcttctctacttcaagaactgctaagctgagaaatgagatctccagctttcaacagaagggcttggaaggattcagtgaagcctgggagagattcaaaggctaccaagctcaatgccctcaccatggtttctctaaggaaagcctgttgagcacattctacaggggagctcttcctaagtacagagccagattggatacagctagcaatgggttcttcttgggaagaactgaggaagatgcagaggagctggttgacaacatggtaaagagtgacgcactctacagtggagaccacgacagaggcagtagaacagatgacaagcagacgaggaaTGAGTTAaaggctctacaggataagatagacatactcattgctgataaatccacccaagagcagctgaactTTGTTGGTAACTCAAACCAAGATGCACCACCTGGGatcaatgaggttgagggtttggaaggtcaagaagagatgtgtttcatcaacaacaatggcagttggtacaagaaagagcccaactttcactacaacaactaccaacagaaatcatATCCTAACAACCAACAGATTCGTTATCAGCCtaggaacaaccagcaaggcaactatcagcctcagcaaaaccctcctcctgaTTTCTCCAACAAAGGGAACCAGtcttctcaacaacaagttaatccttctacctctactcctcaGGAAAGCAGCACTGATGTTCTACTGAAAcagatcttggagtctcagactagaagtgaaaagcaggttggttatgagttgaagaaccttcactccaagattgatggaagttacaatgagctcaacaacaagttcagggcTTTGGAAaaccagtttgcttccatgaccactcaccagaatcgccagcaaaggtctctacctggaaaatctgagcaaacaCCCAAGGAGTATTGCAATGTTGTCCTCTCTACCACTTCTTCAGGGATTGAATTGAGTAACCGCAAGAAAGAGGTAGATGAAATTGAAAGATTGGTGTTTGGAACTGAGATTGAACAGGTTCAGCATCTGATTGTAGCAACAGCTGAAGCAAAGATTGTGGAGGAAGCTGACAAAATGGTTGAAGTAAAGATTTTGAAGGGAGATGAACCCATGGCTGAGAAACCAGTTGCGAAGAGAGCTAACCAGAAGCTGAAAGAGGTCAAGCTGGAGGACACCACTGAGGTTGAGCAGCCACCCTATGACAAGCTCCCATTTCCACAAAGGgttctcaccaaagctcagaaGAAGGTGATTTCCAAGTTCAGAAAAGACCTAAGTGATATTGGAGTTAAGCTTCCAGCGATTTCGGGTATGCGTGAGGCTCATGTCCAAATGATGCTCATCAAGGACATTGTAGACCACCAAGCAGAAGTAGCAGAGCTTCTCAACATCTCAACTTTGAAACTTGATCCACCAGTCACACCAAAGTCTCTCCCTAAACTAGAATCCCAAGGGAAgttcaccttgtcttgctctcttggTAAGCTCAActttgatgatgctcttgttgattctggtgcaagtgtgaatgtgatctcaatggagatggtgaagagtcttGAGATTGAACACATGGAGCCAGATACTTCCTCTCTCACGTTTggggattcttcttctactacccctattggtctcatcaaggatttccctttgaagattggaTCTTGCACCATCCCCATAGACCTCACTGTCTtgaagatggcaactgagaagagagtTCCATTGATCCTGGGCACACCATTCCTTACTTTTGTGGGTGCTTGCATCGATTTcgccaacaagaaggtcacactcctcAATGTCAACGAAGCTGTCTCTTACCCAATTCAGTCTCCACTGGATGTTGAGTATTGTGGAACCATCACTTCTGGAGACCCCTACATTGAGAAGGATCCTCCTTCTCCACTTTCCACTTGA
- the LOC106359192 gene encoding uncharacterized protein LOC106359192 codes for MVDLDSRQNSFLVNLERMLDFPTTESPIGTILNKNGISSSFWYHTWALLGPLISVLEEHGPRMLRIRKDATVSEAVRDGNWVLPSARSPEAVVWFREHIPRNAFITWLVLLRRLPTRDRLRRWGLNVPASCVLCSTGVETHHHLFFECEFSSTLWKHFAQGIIPAVPSDIHSAAALISLNRLGPKASAVIKLILQYAIYLIWRLEGTQLSYFHLRLHLC; via the exons ATGGTGGATTTGGATTCGAGACAGAACTCGTTTCTGGTGAATCTGGAGAGAATGTTGGACTTTCCAACAACTGAGTCACCGATTGGGACAATCTTGAACAA GAACGGCATCTCCTCCTCCTTTTGGTACCACACTTGGGCTCTGTTAGGTCCTCTGATTTCTGTGTTAGAAGAACATGGTCCGCGTATGCTGAGAATTAGGAAGGACGCTACAGTTTCTGAAGCGGTTCGCGATGGTAATTGGGTGCTTCCATCTGCTAGATCACCAGAAGCG gttgtatggttcagagagcATATTCCCCGTAATGCGTTCATAACGTGGCTAGTCTTGTTGAGAAGACTACCCACTCGTGACCGTCTTCGTCGTTGGGGCTTAAATGTACCAGCTTCGTGTGTGTTGTGCTCCACCGGTGTCGAGACACACCATCACCTCTTCTTTGAGTGTGAATTCTCTTCCACCTTATGGAAGCACTTTGCGCAAGGAATCATCCCTGCTGTACCCTCAGACATTCACTCTGCGGCTGCTTTAATCTCTCTTAATCGTCTTGGTCCTAAAGCCTCTGCAGTGATTAAGCTTATACTGCAATACGCCATCTACCTTATCTGGAGACTGGAGGGAACGCAACTCTCGTATTTTCACCTCCGTCTCCACCTCTGCTGA